A genomic window from Cupriavidus metallidurans CH34 includes:
- a CDS encoding TorD/DmsD family molecular chaperone, whose amino-acid sequence MSDFQPIQLTAQTPAHGEPDPEDTARADLYGLLATLFYQAPDATLLHHIAANRASGADADTVLGRAWNTLCDAASITTAVEAADEYAQLFVGVGKQEIFLYGSFYQAGFLNERPLVALRDDLARYGLTRHDNVSETEDHVAALCEVMRYLVAGDDLAVSNLGEQQRFFARHLQPWVDRLCDALENHPRARFYRSAAGLLRAFCSVEAVALEMH is encoded by the coding sequence ATGAGCGATTTCCAGCCGATTCAGCTTACCGCCCAGACACCGGCGCACGGCGAGCCCGATCCCGAGGACACCGCGCGCGCCGATCTTTATGGTCTGCTGGCCACGCTGTTCTATCAGGCGCCCGATGCGACGCTGTTGCACCATATCGCGGCCAATCGCGCGTCAGGTGCAGATGCCGATACCGTGCTCGGTCGCGCGTGGAATACGTTGTGCGACGCAGCATCGATCACGACCGCCGTGGAAGCCGCGGACGAGTACGCGCAGTTGTTCGTCGGCGTCGGCAAGCAGGAGATCTTTCTCTACGGCTCGTTCTATCAGGCCGGCTTTCTCAACGAGCGGCCATTGGTGGCATTGCGTGACGATCTGGCCCGCTACGGGCTCACGCGGCACGATAACGTCAGCGAAACCGAGGATCACGTGGCCGCGCTGTGCGAGGTGATGCGCTATCTCGTGGCCGGCGATGATCTCGCGGTGTCGAATCTCGGCGAGCAGCAACGCTTCTTCGCCCGGCATCTGCAGCCTTGGGTGGACCGGTTGTGTGACGCCCTAGAGAACCATCCGCGGGCCCGCTTCTACCGCAGTGCCGCAGGACTGTTACGCGCGTTTTGCAGCGTCGAGGCTGTCGCGCTCGAGATGCACTGA